One window of Agromyces rhizosphaerae genomic DNA carries:
- a CDS encoding LLM class flavin-dependent oxidoreductase, giving the protein MGEHKDYGVFLPNAAGGWMISSTAPYPPASYDYNRQVARLAEDAGLDFIMAMAKWRGFGGSTDHWGETLESMTMMAGLAEATSRVKIWATVHANMQNPAFAAKVFTTLQQISGGRAGMNIVNGAYADEFQQMGIWDDTMSHDDRYAMTEEWTQAVLRLWSEPSVTMNGQFFTLTDCESRPLPDPRPTIISAGRSDRGRAFQAQYSDGAFLGSETLEGMRDLSRDVHERAAANGRTVRTYSMMTIVQGDTDAEAEATAERYGEGLDREALSNMRRSWGWDAQRALSWAEGAKGEEAFQTPYVTGSAETLSEKVLDILDRAELDGLMLIFPDYLEGLPRFGETVLPALRAAESAGADAAGTTEPVGAEVAS; this is encoded by the coding sequence ATGGGTGAGCACAAGGACTACGGCGTCTTCCTGCCGAACGCGGCCGGCGGCTGGATGATCTCGAGCACGGCGCCGTACCCGCCCGCGAGCTACGACTACAACCGCCAGGTGGCGCGCCTCGCCGAGGACGCCGGGCTCGACTTCATCATGGCGATGGCGAAGTGGCGCGGCTTCGGCGGCAGCACCGACCACTGGGGCGAGACGCTCGAGTCGATGACGATGATGGCCGGCCTCGCCGAGGCGACCTCGCGCGTGAAGATCTGGGCGACCGTGCACGCCAACATGCAGAACCCCGCGTTCGCGGCGAAGGTGTTCACCACGCTGCAGCAGATCAGCGGTGGCCGCGCGGGCATGAACATCGTCAACGGCGCGTACGCCGACGAGTTCCAGCAGATGGGCATCTGGGACGACACGATGAGCCACGACGACCGCTACGCCATGACCGAGGAGTGGACCCAGGCCGTGCTGCGCCTGTGGTCGGAGCCGTCGGTCACGATGAACGGGCAGTTCTTCACGCTCACCGACTGCGAGTCGCGGCCGCTGCCCGACCCGCGGCCCACGATCATCTCCGCCGGCCGCTCCGATCGCGGCCGCGCGTTCCAGGCGCAGTACTCCGACGGCGCCTTCCTCGGCTCGGAGACCCTCGAGGGCATGCGCGACCTCTCGCGCGACGTGCACGAGCGCGCCGCCGCCAACGGCCGCACCGTGCGCACCTACTCGATGATGACCATCGTGCAGGGCGACACCGACGCCGAGGCCGAGGCCACCGCCGAGCGCTACGGCGAGGGCCTCGACCGCGAGGCGCTGTCGAACATGCGCCGCTCGTGGGGGTGGGACGCCCAGCGCGCCCTCTCTTGGGCCGAGGGCGCGAAGGGCGAGGAGGCGTTCCAGACGCCGTACGTCACCGGGTCGGCCGAGACGCTGTCGGAGAAGGTCCTCGACATCCTCGACCGCGCCGAGCTCGACGGGCTCATGCTGATCTTCCCCGACTACCTCGAGGGGCTGCCGCGCTTCGGCGAGACGGTGCTGCCGGCGCTGCGGGCGGCCGAAAGTGCTGGGGCGGATGCCGCTGGGACGACCGAGCCCGTGGGAGCCGAGGTCGCATCGTGA
- a CDS encoding M14 family metallopeptidase has product MFRRIAVVIATALVITGVSAAPSVAAPPGDDLPAVYEGTVDEKGLAAIIALGVDRHDVAATPTEDGVDVEVILGTSQAEELAAKGIELEAKEVAAPQQRLRLFSEPTGVFRTYGGAGGIQEELQQQASDHPGIAEYVVFGQTVNGTDIAAVRVTKNPAKAKPGDRPTTVFAAAQHAREWITPEMVRRLLDEVVSGYGTDARITELVDTTEMWFIPVANPDGYDFTHEDPANRLWRKNLREINGVDGIQGGDGVDLNRNYPTRWGYDNEGSSPNPSSETYRGPEPASEPETQALIGLFEELTPEFFINYHSAAELLLYGIGWQVSTPSPDDVIYEAMVGDDANPAVEGYDPDISAELYTTNGDTDTHLQAAFGTLGFTPELSTCQTVSDAYPDDEWEASACQSGFNFPDDEELIQEEFEKNLPFALAVAESALDPDDPVSVVGLDAADFVVDSFDVSYGDPQTVAVTAKRALKAKKMWFSINGGEPVDQKVAEWTGGERYGFENADYYAEYRGVVSGASPGDEVEVWFTGTATAADVGAGNAGPVESEHFTYVLEEDSDAPVLVLANEDYTGVNPTYTGVTAPKYADAHADALAANGVASATWDVDAQGVPHPLGVLSHFDAAIWYTGDNRLTQDLEDFITSTPFGPLPDSSVAERQQYLTLAVRDWLNEGGKLATAGETAQWYGFINDIGLGGIYYGLNGDPSADCVVESDFFGDCLILADDFAQYWLGGYARFDAGAQEGATGIAPPFEGLDVAFGGPAVADNPIDEAGQFVATSDVLPVSDFPDFASEAVATYADPYAPVEGDYLALAAHVDDGYQRLARTFDLTALAPGDAPRFEAQIGFNVENSYDNVIVEVHTVGADDWTTLPDANGNTSTATPAECFAGFLLDEHPFLEHYVTLGIPCLPNGDTGDWNAMTGVTDGFVDVSFDLSAYAGSEIELVVSYVTDPAFGGLGVVLDDTKLVTGVDTVTEAEGFETGLGAWSVPGAPAGSPGNFGDWERSMGFAPIGAVVATDHSLLFGFGLEQLATDEARNEVVGDILSYFGL; this is encoded by the coding sequence ATGTTCCGCCGCATCGCCGTCGTGATCGCAACCGCACTGGTCATCACGGGGGTGAGCGCGGCACCGAGCGTCGCGGCCCCGCCGGGCGACGACCTGCCCGCCGTCTACGAGGGCACGGTCGACGAGAAGGGGCTCGCCGCGATCATCGCGCTCGGCGTCGACCGGCACGACGTGGCCGCGACGCCCACCGAGGACGGCGTCGACGTCGAGGTGATCCTCGGCACGAGCCAGGCCGAGGAGCTCGCGGCGAAGGGCATCGAGCTCGAGGCCAAGGAGGTGGCGGCGCCGCAGCAGCGGCTCCGCCTCTTCTCGGAGCCGACCGGCGTCTTCCGCACCTACGGCGGCGCGGGCGGCATCCAGGAGGAGCTGCAGCAGCAGGCATCCGACCACCCCGGCATCGCCGAGTACGTCGTGTTCGGGCAGACGGTGAACGGCACCGACATCGCCGCCGTGCGGGTCACGAAGAACCCGGCCAAGGCGAAGCCCGGCGACCGGCCGACCACCGTGTTCGCCGCCGCCCAGCACGCACGCGAGTGGATCACGCCCGAGATGGTGCGGCGCCTGCTCGACGAGGTCGTGAGCGGGTACGGCACGGATGCCCGCATCACCGAGCTGGTCGACACGACCGAGATGTGGTTCATCCCGGTCGCGAACCCCGACGGCTACGACTTCACCCACGAGGACCCGGCGAACCGGCTCTGGCGCAAGAACCTGCGCGAGATCAACGGCGTGGACGGCATTCAGGGCGGCGACGGTGTGGACCTCAACCGCAACTACCCGACGCGCTGGGGCTACGACAACGAGGGCTCCTCGCCCAACCCGTCGAGCGAGACGTACCGTGGGCCCGAGCCGGCCTCCGAACCCGAGACCCAGGCGCTCATCGGGCTCTTCGAGGAGCTCACGCCCGAGTTCTTCATCAACTACCACTCGGCCGCCGAACTGCTGCTCTACGGCATCGGCTGGCAGGTCTCGACGCCGTCGCCCGACGACGTGATCTACGAGGCGATGGTCGGGGACGACGCGAACCCCGCGGTCGAGGGCTACGACCCCGACATCTCCGCGGAGCTGTACACGACCAACGGCGACACCGACACCCACCTGCAGGCGGCGTTCGGCACGCTCGGCTTCACGCCCGAGCTGTCGACCTGCCAGACGGTGTCCGACGCCTACCCCGACGACGAGTGGGAGGCGAGCGCCTGCCAGAGCGGGTTCAACTTCCCCGACGACGAGGAGCTCATCCAGGAGGAGTTCGAGAAGAACCTCCCGTTCGCGCTCGCGGTGGCCGAGTCGGCCCTCGACCCGGACGACCCGGTGTCGGTCGTCGGCCTCGACGCGGCCGACTTCGTGGTCGACTCCTTCGACGTCTCGTACGGCGACCCGCAGACCGTCGCGGTGACCGCGAAGCGGGCGCTGAAGGCGAAGAAGATGTGGTTCTCGATCAACGGCGGTGAGCCGGTCGACCAGAAGGTCGCCGAGTGGACCGGCGGCGAGCGCTACGGCTTCGAGAACGCCGACTACTACGCCGAGTACCGCGGCGTCGTGTCGGGCGCGAGCCCGGGCGACGAGGTCGAGGTGTGGTTCACCGGCACCGCGACCGCCGCGGACGTCGGTGCCGGCAACGCCGGACCGGTCGAATCCGAGCACTTCACCTATGTGCTCGAGGAGGACTCGGATGCCCCGGTGCTCGTGCTCGCCAACGAGGACTACACCGGCGTGAACCCGACGTACACCGGCGTCACCGCACCGAAGTACGCCGATGCGCACGCGGACGCGCTCGCCGCCAACGGCGTGGCATCCGCCACCTGGGATGTCGACGCGCAGGGCGTGCCGCACCCGCTCGGCGTGCTCTCGCACTTCGACGCGGCGATCTGGTACACCGGCGACAACCGGCTCACGCAGGACCTGGAGGACTTCATCACCTCCACGCCGTTCGGGCCGCTGCCCGACTCCTCGGTCGCCGAGCGCCAGCAGTACCTGACGCTCGCCGTGCGCGACTGGCTGAACGAGGGCGGGAAGCTCGCCACGGCCGGTGAGACCGCGCAGTGGTACGGCTTCATCAACGACATCGGCCTCGGCGGCATCTACTACGGCCTGAACGGGGATCCCTCCGCGGACTGCGTCGTCGAGAGCGACTTCTTCGGCGACTGCCTCATCCTCGCCGACGACTTCGCGCAGTACTGGCTGGGCGGGTACGCCCGGTTCGACGCCGGGGCGCAGGAGGGCGCGACGGGCATCGCCCCGCCGTTCGAGGGACTCGACGTGGCGTTCGGCGGACCGGCCGTGGCCGACAACCCGATCGACGAGGCCGGCCAGTTCGTCGCGACGAGCGACGTGCTGCCGGTGAGCGACTTCCCCGACTTCGCCAGCGAGGCGGTCGCGACCTACGCCGACCCGTACGCACCGGTCGAGGGCGACTACCTGGCGCTCGCGGCGCACGTCGACGACGGCTACCAGCGACTGGCCCGCACGTTCGACCTGACCGCGCTCGCGCCGGGCGACGCGCCGCGGTTCGAGGCGCAGATCGGGTTCAACGTCGAGAACAGCTACGACAACGTCATCGTCGAGGTGCACACCGTCGGCGCCGACGACTGGACGACGCTGCCCGACGCGAACGGCAACACGTCGACCGCGACGCCGGCCGAGTGCTTCGCCGGGTTCCTGCTCGACGAGCATCCGTTCCTCGAGCACTACGTGACGCTCGGGATCCCGTGCCTGCCGAACGGCGACACGGGCGACTGGAACGCGATGACCGGCGTGACCGACGGGTTCGTGGACGTGTCGTTCGACCTGTCGGCCTACGCCGGCTCCGAGATCGAGCTGGTCGTGAGCTACGTGACCGACCCGGCGTTCGGCGGGCTCGGTGTCGTGCTCGACGACACGAAGCTCGTCACGGGCGTCGACACGGTCACCGAGGCCGAGGGCTTCGAGACCGGCCTCGGCGCGTGGTCGGTGCCCGGCGCACCGGCCGGCAGCCCGGGCAACTTCGGCGACTGGGAGCGCAGCATGGGCTTCGCGCCGATCGGCGCGGTGGTCGCGACCGACCACTCGCTGCTCTTCGGCTTCGGCCTCGAGCAGCTCGCGACCGACGAGGCCCGCAACGAGGTGGTCGGCGACATCCTGTCGTACTTCGGCCTCTGA
- a CDS encoding MFS transporter translates to MRRGSASAERAELADPDHDTGPGMGQALLICALIGTAQMTWGVVVPVLPLFVDDLHVPIVLLGPIIAAFAIGRVIANVPAGLALRRLPARPMVLTVLVLLAAVTAVTGFVGDASWLIGLRLVAGLLGGAAITLGFAVLFAGAPAARRGRVIAMATIVQMGAAAVGSMLGGVAVTLGGVPAAFLAAAVPVLVAVGIDLVRPARGYWSALADAPARSPRAKARDDASPREARAAVDEREPAASVDASAADARAGVVEREPAASVDPSVSEASAIVTEREPEASAAPPPSRPADTRRVLVALAIVSFALFFARFAGEQGLIPVLAYEVGGLTPMTLGIAFALGTVASAGALPLVGRWVDAGAKVPVVVVSALGAGGVMLLFGVLGSPWWFGAAIIAYAVATSLANVVPSVVTAEVFPGRSSGAAVGVTRTAGDIGAAVGPLAVFALAELAGAWAGLTLLAVVPIAAMGWFLVVLRRR, encoded by the coding sequence ATGCGTCGGGGATCGGCGAGTGCCGAGCGCGCGGAGCTCGCCGATCCCGACCACGACACCGGGCCGGGCATGGGCCAGGCGCTCCTGATCTGCGCGCTGATCGGCACCGCCCAGATGACCTGGGGCGTGGTCGTGCCCGTGCTGCCGCTCTTCGTCGACGACCTGCACGTGCCGATCGTGCTGCTCGGTCCGATCATCGCCGCCTTCGCGATCGGTCGCGTGATCGCGAACGTGCCCGCCGGGCTGGCGCTGCGCCGCCTGCCCGCGCGGCCGATGGTGCTGACGGTGCTGGTGCTGCTCGCGGCCGTGACCGCGGTGACCGGGTTCGTCGGCGATGCCTCGTGGCTCATCGGCCTGCGGCTCGTGGCCGGCCTGCTCGGCGGCGCGGCGATCACGCTCGGATTCGCGGTGCTCTTCGCCGGGGCGCCCGCCGCGCGGCGAGGTCGCGTGATCGCGATGGCAACCATCGTGCAGATGGGCGCCGCCGCCGTCGGATCGATGCTCGGCGGCGTCGCCGTAACGCTCGGCGGCGTGCCCGCCGCGTTCCTCGCCGCGGCGGTCCCCGTACTCGTCGCGGTCGGCATCGACCTCGTGCGGCCGGCGCGCGGCTACTGGTCGGCGCTCGCCGATGCGCCCGCCCGGTCCCCGCGAGCGAAGGCGCGCGACGACGCGTCGCCCCGCGAGGCCCGTGCCGCGGTCGACGAACGCGAGCCCGCGGCATCCGTCGATGCGTCGGCCGCCGACGCACGCGCCGGCGTCGTCGAACGCGAGCCCGCGGCATCCGTCGACCCCTCAGTCTCCGAGGCATCCGCCATCGTCACCGAACGCGAGCCCGAGGCATCCGCCGCCCCGCCGCCCTCGCGCCCGGCCGACACGCGCCGGGTGCTCGTCGCGCTCGCCATCGTGTCGTTCGCGCTGTTCTTCGCGCGGTTCGCGGGGGAGCAGGGGCTGATCCCGGTGCTGGCGTACGAAGTGGGCGGCCTGACCCCGATGACGCTCGGCATCGCGTTCGCGCTCGGGACCGTCGCGAGCGCGGGCGCGCTGCCGCTCGTCGGGCGCTGGGTCGACGCAGGCGCGAAGGTGCCGGTGGTGGTCGTCTCCGCGCTCGGCGCGGGCGGCGTGATGCTCCTCTTCGGCGTGCTCGGATCACCGTGGTGGTTCGGTGCGGCGATCATCGCCTACGCCGTCGCGACGAGCCTCGCGAACGTGGTGCCGAGCGTCGTGACGGCCGAGGTGTTCCCCGGCCGCTCGTCGGGCGCCGCCGTCGGCGTCACCCGCACCGCCGGCGACATCGGTGCCGCCGTCGGCCCGCTCGCGGTCTTCGCGCTCGCCGAACTCGCCGGTGCCTGGGCCGGTCTCACGCTGCTCGCCGTGGTGCCGATCGCCGCGATGGGCTGGTTCCTCGTGGTGCTGCGCCGTCGCTGA
- a CDS encoding cysteine hydrolase family protein: MTDLLHRQLGALRPEAAALLVIDVQRSFGDPAFLGGYGLDEAASAHVAAAVSRCAELVSLARSAGVPVYWIELATPVDEPWQASKWLRSGSLSGPVGDDEPCVVGTPGAEWYGVVPAEGEPHFAKRGYSGFLGTGLAERLTTDGVEWVAVAGLTTECCVAATATDAIQLGWPVVLAEDATAAYSLELHAAAVESLALNVAVIGDVATVADVWARGSVPSSDSEASVTAPAGEVVA, translated from the coding sequence GTGACCGACCTGCTCCACCGCCAGCTCGGGGCCCTGCGCCCCGAAGCCGCCGCCCTGCTCGTGATCGACGTGCAGCGCTCGTTCGGCGACCCGGCGTTCCTCGGGGGCTACGGGCTCGACGAGGCAGCGTCGGCGCACGTGGCGGCGGCCGTGTCGCGGTGCGCCGAGCTCGTGTCGCTCGCCCGGTCGGCGGGCGTGCCCGTGTACTGGATCGAGCTCGCGACCCCGGTTGACGAGCCGTGGCAGGCGAGCAAGTGGCTGCGCTCGGGATCGTTGTCCGGGCCGGTGGGCGACGACGAGCCGTGCGTGGTCGGCACCCCCGGTGCCGAGTGGTACGGCGTCGTGCCCGCCGAGGGCGAGCCGCACTTCGCCAAGCGCGGCTACAGCGGGTTCCTCGGCACGGGCCTCGCCGAGCGGCTCACCACCGATGGCGTCGAGTGGGTGGCCGTCGCCGGCCTCACCACCGAATGCTGCGTCGCCGCGACCGCGACGGATGCGATCCAGCTCGGCTGGCCGGTCGTGCTCGCCGAGGACGCGACCGCCGCGTACTCGCTCGAACTGCACGCGGCCGCCGTGGAGTCGCTCGCGCTGAACGTCGCCGTGATCGGCGATGTGGCCACCGTGGCCGACGTGTGGGCGCGCGGTTCCGTGCCGTCGTCCGACTCGGAGGCATCCGTCACCGCACCCGCAGGCGAGGTCGTCGCATGA
- a CDS encoding NtaA/DmoA family FMN-dependent monooxygenase (This protein belongs to a clade of FMN-dependent monooxygenases, within a broader family of flavin-dependent oxidoreductases, the luciferase-like monooxygenase (LMM) family, some of whose members use coenzyme F420 rather than FMN.), whose product MSGGMHVAFDLSFTHTEGRWARPGSWVGRTFPDVRMFQEIAVTAERAGMHLLFFGDGSGIPDTWGGSIAPAVEWGVQWPRQDMSPFIAAMAGATRDIGFGLTYSSTFMHPFYVARLLNSLDHVTGGRIAFNVVASSRSADAANYGFDQLLEHGLRYERMEEFIDVCRALWDSVPPEAILMDRATGRFADPALVSAIDHDGAFFKVKGPLSSMPSPQGHPVLVQAGNSARGIATSAKFADVIFGFGGPLSAQQRHRTMLDEALVSEGRDPAGVGILWATQVIVGRTHDEALARRDEVLEYWSEDAVGAYLSHNAGYDFSGLPATIVLGELASSVAAAHATPGGLVGKLVDEYGADHAMSRAEFFEHGWQHATGLDNTVLGTPESIADALEENFAATGSRGGYMFTTPLPTPSGLADIAELLVPELARRGTLAPRTSGALLRENLAA is encoded by the coding sequence ATGAGCGGCGGGATGCACGTCGCGTTCGACCTGTCGTTCACGCACACCGAGGGTCGTTGGGCCCGGCCGGGGTCGTGGGTCGGGCGGACCTTCCCCGACGTGCGGATGTTCCAGGAGATCGCCGTCACCGCCGAGCGCGCGGGCATGCACCTGCTGTTCTTCGGCGACGGCAGCGGGATTCCCGACACGTGGGGCGGCTCGATCGCGCCGGCCGTGGAGTGGGGCGTGCAGTGGCCGCGGCAGGACATGAGCCCGTTCATCGCGGCGATGGCCGGCGCGACCCGCGACATCGGGTTCGGGCTGACGTATTCCTCGACGTTCATGCACCCGTTCTACGTGGCGCGGCTGCTGAACTCGCTCGACCACGTGACCGGCGGGCGCATCGCGTTCAACGTCGTCGCGTCGAGCCGCAGCGCCGACGCAGCGAACTACGGCTTCGACCAGCTGCTCGAGCACGGCCTGCGTTACGAGCGCATGGAGGAGTTCATCGACGTCTGCCGCGCGCTGTGGGACTCGGTGCCGCCGGAGGCGATCCTGATGGACCGCGCGACCGGGCGGTTCGCCGACCCCGCGCTGGTGTCGGCGATCGACCACGACGGTGCGTTCTTCAAGGTGAAGGGGCCGCTCAGTTCCATGCCGAGTCCGCAGGGGCACCCGGTGCTCGTGCAGGCCGGCAACTCGGCGCGCGGCATCGCGACCTCGGCGAAGTTCGCCGACGTGATCTTCGGGTTCGGCGGGCCGCTCTCGGCGCAGCAGCGACACCGGACGATGCTCGACGAGGCGCTCGTGTCTGAGGGGCGCGACCCCGCGGGTGTCGGCATCCTCTGGGCCACGCAGGTCATCGTGGGGCGCACCCACGACGAGGCGCTCGCGCGGCGCGACGAGGTGCTCGAGTACTGGAGCGAGGACGCCGTCGGCGCCTACCTCTCGCACAACGCCGGGTACGACTTCTCGGGGCTGCCCGCGACGATCGTGCTCGGGGAGCTGGCGTCCTCGGTTGCGGCCGCGCATGCCACGCCCGGTGGGCTCGTCGGCAAGCTCGTCGACGAGTACGGCGCCGACCACGCGATGAGCCGCGCGGAGTTCTTCGAGCACGGTTGGCAGCACGCCACCGGACTCGACAACACCGTGCTCGGCACGCCCGAGTCGATCGCGGATGCGCTCGAGGAGAACTTCGCGGCGACCGGCTCCCGTGGCGGCTACATGTTCACGACGCCGCTCCCGACGCCGTCGGGCCTCGCCGACATCGCCGAGTTGCTCGTGCCCGAGCTCGCCCGCCGCGGGACGCTCGCGCCGCGCACGTCGGGCGCGCTGCTGCGCGAGAACCTGGCGGCGTGA
- a CDS encoding ABC transporter permease, with the protein MTTIDTSTPRMDDEPTPTDATVQSESAEQSENTAMTDATSPAAPETTAASEASARRLPKFLRPSRWVPITLMVLVLGVLWQVGSENMPYLLPPLQDVWRSLSGNPLFYIENAWITLQEALIGLVIAFVCSSALAIAISEVPLIRRAVMPVAVVLNVTPLVAIAPALVVAFGFGPEPKLIVTALICFFPILINVAVGLRSVPTPVLHFYRTVNASRAELLWYVRVPSALPFLFAALKIVFPLSIVGAVVAEMFAPGAAEGLGTTISLASSNNQLQVIYASIAILALMGATLLAIVTAVERRVLHWHDTHRHEPE; encoded by the coding sequence ATGACCACCATCGACACCTCCACGCCCCGCATGGACGACGAGCCCACGCCGACGGATGCCACTGTGCAGTCCGAGAGCGCCGAGCAGTCCGAGAACACCGCGATGACGGATGCCACGAGCCCGGCCGCGCCCGAGACGACCGCCGCTTCCGAGGCATCCGCCCGCCGTCTCCCGAAGTTCCTCCGCCCGAGCCGCTGGGTGCCGATCACGCTCATGGTGCTCGTGCTCGGCGTGCTCTGGCAGGTCGGATCCGAGAACATGCCGTACCTGCTGCCCCCGCTGCAGGACGTCTGGCGCAGCCTCAGCGGCAACCCGCTCTTCTACATCGAGAACGCGTGGATCACGCTGCAGGAGGCGCTGATCGGCCTGGTCATCGCGTTCGTCTGCTCGTCGGCGCTCGCGATCGCGATCAGCGAGGTGCCGCTCATCCGCCGAGCCGTCATGCCGGTCGCGGTCGTGCTGAACGTCACCCCGCTCGTGGCGATCGCGCCGGCCCTCGTCGTGGCGTTCGGGTTCGGGCCCGAGCCGAAGCTCATCGTGACCGCGCTGATCTGCTTCTTCCCGATCCTCATCAACGTGGCCGTGGGCCTCCGCTCCGTGCCGACGCCGGTGCTGCACTTCTACCGCACGGTCAACGCCTCCCGGGCCGAGCTGCTCTGGTACGTGCGCGTGCCGAGCGCGCTGCCGTTCCTGTTCGCCGCCCTCAAGATCGTCTTCCCGCTGTCGATCGTCGGCGCGGTCGTCGCCGAGATGTTCGCCCCGGGCGCGGCCGAGGGCCTCGGCACCACCATCAGCCTGGCCAGCTCGAACAACCAGCTCCAGGTCATCTACGCCTCGATCGCGATCCTCGCCCTGATGGGCGCGACCCTGCTCGCGATCGTCACCGCCGTCGAGCGGCGCGTGCTGCATTGGCACGACACGCACCGCCACGAACCGGAGTAG
- a CDS encoding DUF1876 domain-containing protein has product MYATKHWDVTVEIDEEEDTTTARASVVTPSGQDVTGVGKADRNPHDPNVPAIGDELAVARALRNLSERLLHTTERDITHLTGEPAHVHR; this is encoded by the coding sequence ATGTATGCGACGAAGCACTGGGACGTCACCGTCGAGATCGACGAAGAAGAGGACACCACGACCGCGCGCGCCAGCGTCGTCACCCCGTCGGGGCAGGACGTGACCGGCGTCGGCAAGGCCGACCGAAATCCGCACGACCCGAACGTGCCGGCCATCGGCGACGAGCTCGCCGTCGCCCGCGCGTTGCGCAACCTCTCCGAGCGGCTGCTGCACACGACCGAGCGCGACATCACGCACCTCACCGGCGAGCCGGCGCACGTGCACCGCTAG
- a CDS encoding ABC transporter substrate-binding protein — MSRRTLTRSGIALAGATAAIVALAGCATEETAADDTTEAASTAISAERCAENEAAGGITFLTGYQYQASASILDVVAAEELGYFEDLCLDVEIQPGTGDTGTNTQLVASDQVQFTSVSQQNLLQAYDTGIELVGISSYSNVGLEILMTMPDIEELSDLDGTILGHKGGLPPAVQAMLDESGADVDSMQQVVVGYDPSILPRGQVDSLTGFISNEPNLLAAAGEDVTVWRPYDYGVPSSLGAFAANPEFAAEHPTVVEDFLRAVFHAFEYCEDNAEECVGYTAELSGEGYDVDHNVNIWNTESAIVRDAQPEGTNLGAIDTDNVVAIVDMLNDYSLLANDLPEDVALGLFDTSFVDAIFADGELVWPAP; from the coding sequence ATGTCCCGCCGAACCCTGACCCGCTCGGGCATCGCGCTCGCCGGCGCCACCGCGGCGATCGTCGCGCTCGCCGGCTGCGCCACTGAGGAGACCGCAGCCGACGACACCACCGAGGCCGCTTCGACCGCCATCTCGGCCGAGCGCTGCGCCGAGAACGAGGCCGCCGGCGGCATCACGTTCCTCACCGGCTACCAGTACCAGGCGTCCGCGTCGATCCTCGACGTGGTCGCCGCCGAGGAGCTCGGCTACTTCGAGGACCTCTGCCTCGACGTCGAGATCCAGCCGGGCACCGGCGACACGGGTACGAACACGCAGCTCGTGGCATCCGACCAGGTGCAGTTCACCTCGGTCAGCCAGCAGAACCTGCTGCAGGCCTACGACACCGGCATCGAGCTCGTCGGCATCTCGTCGTACTCGAACGTCGGCCTCGAGATCCTCATGACGATGCCCGACATCGAGGAGCTCTCCGACCTCGACGGCACCATCCTCGGCCACAAGGGCGGCCTGCCGCCGGCCGTGCAGGCCATGCTCGACGAGTCGGGCGCCGACGTCGACAGCATGCAGCAGGTCGTGGTCGGCTACGACCCGTCGATCCTGCCGCGCGGCCAGGTCGACTCGCTCACCGGCTTCATCTCGAACGAGCCGAACCTGCTCGCCGCCGCCGGCGAGGACGTCACCGTGTGGCGCCCCTATGACTACGGCGTGCCGTCGTCGCTCGGTGCGTTCGCCGCCAACCCCGAGTTCGCCGCCGAGCACCCGACCGTGGTCGAGGACTTCCTGCGCGCGGTGTTCCACGCGTTCGAGTACTGCGAGGACAACGCCGAGGAGTGCGTCGGGTACACCGCCGAGCTCTCGGGTGAGGGCTACGACGTCGACCACAACGTCAACATCTGGAACACCGAGTCGGCCATCGTGCGCGACGCGCAGCCCGAGGGCACGAACCTCGGCGCGATCGACACCGACAACGTGGTGGCGATCGTCGACATGCTGAACGACTACTCGCTGCTCGCGAACGACCTCCCCGAGGACGTCGCACTCGGCCTCTTCGACACCTCGTTCGTCGACGCGATCTTCGCCGACGGCGAGCTGGTCTGGCCGGCGCCGTAA